The DNA segment AAACATCTCAATCTTGCATATTTTTTATGTACAAAATTTTTGTGGACAAAAATTCTCAATCTTGCAAATTTTATGTACAAAATTTTTGTGGACAAAGTTTTATAGACAAATCATACAAAGGTTCGAAGCTTCCTTTTCCATAACAGTCGTGGTCATCTTTAAACTAAATTCTGctacttttttttcaaattttcttcaAAGTCACAAACTTTTAACGAAATAAAAGGGACATTTGAAGTATAAGCAAAGAAATTACATGACTAACAAGTCACTCTTTGCCGCTTAATTAATTACTCTGCAACAGAAGTATAAGCTCAAGGTTCTTCCATGGACCCACTTTGGAAACAATGCTCGTAGCTGTTTCCTTTTAATCACAAGGTTTGGTATTCACGACACCAATCAGAGCATGGACACACTTGGGTTAGTGGGTTTGACAATAGATCTTGTGGTGGAGGATTGGAATTGCTTGGACACGGCGAGCTTTCATATACACTGCTATTATAGATATATAGATCTACAACTCTTGACGAAGGTGTATGGTCTGAAAACCAGAAATCAAATTTGAATGTACACTACTGTTATTAATCTATAGATCTATAACTCTTAAAAGGAGAAAAAAGTTAAGGTAGACGAAATACAAACCTCTGATGACGAGTTCTTGTGGAGTCGGTTGACTAAGAAGCTTCCCTTTCTTCTTCGATTTCGATTTGGCTATAGTTCGCGATTTATagtgaaaaggaaaaataagaGAGGTTCATGAGTATTAATAGAAGAAGACAAGAGtaaattgaaaaattgaaatcaaacTAGCTTCTGCACTTCTGatttcttcatgttcttcagcTCAAGGGAGAGGAGGAAAGAGAATCTATGCAATTAGGTTTCAAAAGATGAGGAAAGTGATTTTGAGTTTAGCATCGTGATATGAGAGATAAAAGTAAATAGTTGTGTATTTTCTTCTGCGTTtagtagaataaaaaaaagaagaatgagAAGTAATTGATGGGGATATAAAAGACAAATGTCTAAACGTGTTAATGGAAAGTGAGAATGTGTCTTACAATGtaaatttttcttatatatatatctcaagtCACAtcgaattaaatattttatcaaaactcAACTCGGTTAGTAAGCCATCTGTACATAATCCACATtagataaaagataaataagTTAAGGTCTGTGTGTGGAAAAAAACAATGGCGATGATTTTGCAAGTCCCTCCTCCGTCTTCCTTGTGTAACACCAGAAACCCTAAACTCCAATTCTTCTACTCTTCAGTTCGATCTAATTCGAAGAAGTTCAGATGCAGAGCCGTCCGAGAGAAAACCGAAGAGATGGTGAAGAAGAAcactcctccttcttcttcttcggctGAGGAAGCCACCAAGAAATATGGACTCGAAGTTGGTCTATGGAAGGTCTCTTCTTCAGAGTCGAAAGTTTTTTAAAGCATTTTTTCTTGAGTTATCAATTATCTCCGTATGATACGATTTTTGAGAAATTGGGCAGATATTGAGATCCaaggatgaagaggaagaagttgacggagagaataagaagaagaaatcaaaaacagatGAAGCTAAAGAGTTACTCGCTAAGTACGGTGGTGCTTATCTTGCTACCTCCATTACCCTTTCCCTCCTTTCCTTCTCACTCTGCTACGCTCTCGTCACTTCCGGTGTTGATGTTCCAGCTCTTCTCCTAAAGGTTCCTTCTCTTGATCATTTTCTAAGTTGGATTTGAGTAAAAGCTGATTCCAACGTTTTGTTTCAAGGTTGGGATTTCGACGAATGAGACAGGAGAGAAAGTAGGAGCCTTTGCTTTGGCTTACGCAGAGCATAAAGCTGCTTCTCCAAGAAGGTTTCCTCCTACGGTGGCTTTGACTCCTATTGTAGCTAATTGGATTGGGAATAAAGTGGACAAGGAGAAGGGTGATGACTAGTCAGTATTTTCCTTTAGTTTACTCAATGGTACTAAATTGTATAATCACTATACTCACTCTTTCTAGGTTCTATGTACAAAACATTTAAGCTTCTTTAATCTGTGAGAATGACGTCGAGTTAGGAACATAAACCAAATAGTAGTGTCAGAATCTAAGTTATAAGTAGTAGCGGTAGTAGTTTTAATAGTTGGGAAGGAGAAATCTCTGTGGTTGATTAGGTCATACGTTATCATGGTGGAGCTTGTTAGTCCTGTGTTTCCTCCAATTGACTCTAAACGATTTCATCAGCTCCCTCAACCGTATCAGGTTATAGTGAAGAGTCTGAACACTGCACAGTGAAGAGTGCGAAGAAGTATGGTAATGATCTTGGCCATGAGACTGATCATAAGCTCATAGTGAATACTGATAAGACAGTGATGTGGGGACAGAGAAGTAGTAAAGCGAATCTGACTGCACAGTGAAGACTTTAGTTTCCTTTCAATCGGACTAACCAAACTCGAATTCAACATAAGGTACAGTCCCCACATCAAAAACACACTTAGGGCAGACGCATCAGTAAACCTTTTGTTCTCGATTCCCcatgtatttttttgattattttaattttttacatttttcgtttaacttaaaaaaaataataataataataataaacgaGCCTATCAcgggccgccacgtgtcgtgAGGCCCGCGGAACAGTGACGACTCGGTATCACTGCGGCGAACTTCTTAGACCCGAGTTCACCAACATCTCATTATTatcttaatttcttttttaaaaaacgaGTGAACCCCCAGCCCCCTTTGAACCTCTAATGCACATGTTCTTAGGCTCTGATTGTATGGTATCTCCAGCGCAACAAAAAAAGGTGGAACATTTATTACTCCTGTTTTCGCTCAGTAATTGCCAATCAGATGAAATTTATTGAGTGACTTACCAAATAAGACacatttgtctttttttctacGCAATTAGACACATTCCATTTTCAACACACAATTCATGAAGCCAATGTGTTTTTTTGACCATTATACCCTCTAGCTGAGTATTGTATTTCACGTGTAGTTTAGCAAAGGAAAAAACCAGGTACTTTTTTCTTGTTAGTTAAGTTAAGAAGACACTAAGACTATTAATGGTTTTCCAAAtatcaaaaacattaaaatccAAACATTACGTTACaatccaaacaaacaaaacagtcatgacaatttcaaatataaatctagtTATTAAAAACCAACACCATGACTTCTTTCGACCTTCCACCTCAGTATCCACCACCCTTTTCCACCTCCACCATACCCTTGTTGATTAAGTTAAGCAGTCATAAGGAAATATCAGATTACGGCAACTAAGATCCAGCAACAAGTCATACAGCAAGGAAGAAGAGACATCAACAAGGATAAATAGCTTAGGCTTAAGTCTATTGTATCCAAGGAGGTTGATTGTATTCTGTAGCTAACTTGTGGTGATCCTATTGTAATCAAGCTATCTAGTACACTGATTTGGTGTGACTAGTGTCTCTTTGATCTAGTGGATTTTGGGAGCAGAAGTTCTCCCACGAGACGTACTGCGCCGAGGGCCGGGAACTCGTTAAATCTTGTGTGTCATTTATTATTCTGCACTAAACCTAGATCAAGTTAACTTCTAACCTAAGTAACCTAAGCTAACTATCTccacaagtggtatcagagcttccgGTTCTACATATAGGTTACtaaggggagagagagagagggtaaTACAGTACCTGCTCAATGGTGAAGTCAAAGGAACGCATCGAGATCGATCGGTTCGAAGGCGATGTTGACTTCGCATTATGGAAAGTAAGGATGCTGGCTCATTTTGGAGTGCTCGGTTTAAAAGCCATACTAACTGACGAAAAGCTTTTGAAAGAAGATCTGGATGCTAAGGATGAACCAGAGTCTGCCATGAAAGACACTAGAAAGGGGCTGGCTGGAATCGTTAAGCCTGCTCCTGCTATTGACCCTgcaaaatttgaaaaatcagAAAAAGCAAAGAACCTGATTGTGCTGAATGTTGGGAACAAAGTCTTAAGGAAATTCAACATTGCGAGACTGCTGCTGCAATGTGGAGTACATTGAATAATCTGTACACAGAGACGTCACTACCCAACCGGATTTATCTACAGCTCAGGTTCTACACATTCAAGATGGTGGAGTCAAAATCTATTGATGAAAATGTGGATGAGTTCCTGAAACTAGTGGCAGATTTAAACAATTTGCAAGTTGAAGTTTcagaggaagtccaagctatTCTACTGCTAAGTTCTCTACCTAACAAGTATGATCAACTCAAGGAAACTCTCAAGTATGGGAGAGAAACATTGAGCCTAGCTGAGGTTACTGGAGCAGCtaaatcaaaagaaagagagttGATTGAGAGT comes from the Raphanus sativus cultivar WK10039 unplaced genomic scaffold, ASM80110v3 Scaffold3549, whole genome shotgun sequence genome and includes:
- the LOC130506680 gene encoding uncharacterized protein LOC130506680; its protein translation is MAMILQVPPPSSLCNTRNPKLQFFYSSVRSNSKKFRCRAVREKTEEMVKKNTPPSSSSAEEATKKYGLEVGLWKILRSKDEEEEVDGENKKKKSKTDEAKELLAKYGGAYLATSITLSLLSFSLCYALVTSGVDVPALLLKVGISTNETGEKVGAFALAYAEHKAASPRRFPPTVALTPIVANWIGNKVDKEKGDD